CCAGCAGCTTGCCGGTTAGCATCAAGAAACGTGGCTCGCCCTTTAACCTTCCGGCACTTCGCTGAGATGTTCATATCACGGCTCCTCTTTCAGTTCTTTGCCCTTTCCAACACGATCTAAAACCAATATGACCTCCGCAAAGGTGAATCGAAGTGAGCCGATGTTTAGTTCGAGTGAGCCACGTTGAGAAGAATAtcagagaaaatattttattatagacAATGACATACATGTCCTACTCTGCCGTGGGCAGAGTATCTCAGAATGGAAAATCAGTGAAAAGAGAACTAGAAGGTCCCTTTTGCATCTGAGCAGTGATGGACTCAAAGCTCCACTTCTAGAAGAGACAATTTTGCTCATTTCTTCTGGGCCCTAGTGGGATGGACCACTTTCGAATGGTTACATGCACTGAAACTCATTCCGACCGTTCCTTACTCTGGCAAGTTGTAATCGGTCTCGCACAACAGCAGAGATTGGAACAGGATCACTTGCCTCTAAAAATTTAATCTTCTCCAGATACTCATGTTTTTATAGTGATGCCATGAATGAAAACGTAAAGGAAAACGTGATTTACGTTTTACAGTAGATTGGTGGAGCAAAACTCATATATAACTATGATGTAGTATGTACAATCGAGAGCATTTTTTCGGTCCTTATATGTCATTACACTCATAATGACACAGAGGATTCCTGCCCATTTTCTTTACAGAGCGAAAGAGTCGATTTATACTATGTAACTCAAGATCCTGATTGAGGAGCTACTGTTCCTTCCTCTCTACCTCCAGAGCAATCTCATTGCGACGGCTAAATGGCAGTGTAAAAGGCGGATTATACTGCAACCACAAGCCACACAATTCAAACCATTTATTGAGCAACGAGTATATAGATCCAGCTGAATGAATCTTGAAGGGCCTTTTGTCAAACTGAGTAAAAAGTACAAACCATCTAAACCATACCTGTGCAACTTCCACAGAAGTGCCTGGTTTTACTCGAAACTCTCTGTCACTTTTCAGAGCCTCTCGAAGTTTGCGTTCCCGCTGCTGAATGTCTTCATCAGTAACAAACCCTGATATTAAGATCATGAAAAATGAATGGGATCAGAATCGCAGTGAAGGATTAAAACATTTGGAAGCGAAAGGAAAGGGGTTGATCGACATCATATCGATTGAGGGTTCTCGCAAGTAGAAGACCAACCAGAAAAGGCAACAACTGCAACGGTTTTCTTTGGGACCTCTTTGATCCTCACAGACGAATCCTTAGGCAATGGTAAGTTGGCACCATATTTTGACGGCATGACAAAGGACATCTGCCACTTCTCTTGATCATTCACCTGAGCTTGATTACCAGTTATTTCTAATCAGGTTCTtgtaaacaaacaaacaaacaaaaaaaacttcaaAACGCGATGATTTTAAAGCATGCAAGATAACAGGTAAGAAGATAAAAGATTAGCAAAAAGCTTGAGGATGAACATAGCGACgatcaaatatttatttgctGAGGATATCCACGTTAGCAATCTCACCTTCTTGGTTATCACAGGTGTAGTCATTTCCATTCTCTCCCCATCAGATTGAGCTTTGCGAGTATAGACTGGTGTAGTCATCTCCATCTTCTCGTTTGTCGTATTCTGGAATAAAGATAATTATCCAAGCAagcatatattaatatataaaattatttttaaagggCAGAGGTGATACTAAGGAAACTTCAAGTACCTTACCGAAGAGATACTCAGCCAAGACGTTAAATGATTGAGATGAGCCGCTGAAATCGAATCCAGTTCTACCAGGCATCGTTGTTTCTGCTATATAGTAAGGCTGTTGCCATGATTATACTTACTTGTTAGACATAGTGCTCAAGATACATATAAGGAGCTTTGCATAAGCCGAAGAACAGGCAAGGGAACGGGGCACAAGGAGTACATTTTCAGGATGTCTGAAAAGTGAAACAAATTCAGAAAAACTTTCAAGAGTAGACATATAATCACAAAATCTGCTACTAATAGTTTTCGAATAAACACGAATCTCAGCCAGTCGTGGCAGTTGAACAGCTGAACTGGCCAAACTGAACAGACATGAAAACCGCTAACAACCAAAAACAGAACCAAAAGGCTCCAGTTTTCAAAACACAAAGAAGCTGATTAACCGGTGGCAAATTTACAACGTTGACTGGGGAGATGAAACATTATGATTGCATTACTAGCACGCAGCAAATCATATAATTATCGATACACATGATTACAGGAACATTGCAAAGACATGAAAGATCACTGAAGAGAtgaaccaaaaaagaaaaattgacgAATAATTCTGTACAAGGTATGAGAGGAAGCCAAGCACTTCCTCATTTTACCTCGACTTCTCTGATCTCGTACTGGTCTCTCCTGCTAAAAACTTTGAACTTTACTGTCTCAAGATCAGGAACTGTATAAAAATCCCATATTTAGTACTTCCTTGGACAAAACAAAGCAGACAAATCCAATTTTTTCTCGAAGTGTTACCCGACATCAGAGCTTCCTCTAAATTCCGGCTGTCGAACCTCTTGGGGAACACGTACTTTGCGGTCTCTGTTGCCAAGTCCATCAAGACTGCAAGAAGCCACCGCCGAATTCGACCACAGAATCATAAAATCATACACGCATCAATCGGACCGACTTAGAAATTAAGAGAAAGAGGTCAGTTTTCGGTGTAAGAACATTTACGTCGCTG
The sequence above is drawn from the Punica granatum isolate Tunisia-2019 chromosome 5, ASM765513v2, whole genome shotgun sequence genome and encodes:
- the LOC116209518 gene encoding heme-binding-like protein At3g10130, chloroplastic, with amino-acid sequence MMLCKPSVISPSPTCPFHLASSNSRNPRTAAFCSAGWIRSMAIDRAAVSPPRKRPISASEARISLVFALTSQASSLSQRLLMDLATETAKYVFPKRFDSRNLEEALMSVPDLETVKFKVFSRRDQYEIREVEPYYIAETTMPGRTGFDFSGSSQSFNVLAEYLFGKNTTNEKMEMTTPVYTRKAQSDGERMEMTTPVITKKVNDQEKWQMSFVMPSKYGANLPLPKDSSVRIKEVPKKTVAVVAFSGFVTDEDIQQRERKLREALKSDREFRVKPGTSVEVAQYNPPFTLPFSRRNEIALEVERKEQ